From a single Adhaeribacter swui genomic region:
- a CDS encoding HAD family hydrolase, translating into MSSTTSIKALFLDIGGVLLTNGWDRNARKRAAEKFDLDYEQLNERHHLTFDTYESGKLTLEEYLDRIVFYEPRPYSTQEFTRFIMEQTSPFPDMINLITDLKKRYNLKIAAVNNEGRELNEYRIKHFGLNNFMDMFVSSCYAHFRKPDHDLFRMALDIAQVFPDQVIYVDDRAMFVQVASSLGMHCIHHTDYNLTRQALANLGLV; encoded by the coding sequence ATGAGTTCCACCACATCCATTAAAGCTCTTTTTCTGGACATAGGAGGAGTTTTACTTACCAACGGTTGGGACCGAAATGCCCGGAAACGAGCGGCCGAGAAATTTGATTTGGATTACGAACAACTGAACGAACGGCACCATCTTACTTTTGACACCTACGAATCGGGTAAGTTAACCCTGGAAGAATACCTGGACCGGATTGTTTTCTACGAACCGCGCCCATACTCGACCCAGGAATTTACTCGCTTTATTATGGAGCAAACCAGCCCTTTCCCGGACATGATCAACCTGATTACCGATTTAAAAAAACGCTATAATTTAAAAATTGCGGCGGTTAACAACGAAGGCCGGGAATTAAATGAGTACCGCATCAAGCATTTCGGGTTAAATAACTTCATGGACATGTTTGTTTCCTCGTGCTATGCCCATTTCAGGAAGCCAGATCACGATTTATTTCGCATGGCTTTAGATATAGCCCAAGTTTTCCCGGATCAAGTAATTTATGTAGATGACCGCGCCATGTTTGTACAGGTGGCCAGTAGTTTGGGTATGCACTGCATCCACCACACCGATTATAATTTAACCAGGCAAGCGCTGGCTAATTTAGGCTTAGTTTAA
- the tal gene encoding transaldolase yields the protein MKSSLAQISSFGQSIWLDYIRRKFIASGELKKLIDEDDLRGVTSNPAIFEEAIARSDDYWDTIKTLSKTGKSTEEIFLAVAIEDVQNAADVFKEVYEKTDGLDGYVSLEVSPILAQDTAGTVKEAQASWQTLARKNVMIKVPGTPEGLPAITQLIREGININVTLLFSLERYRQVAETYVAGLEERAQKGEPIDKVASVASFFLSRIDALVDPMLEKVKQNGGDQAALAEKVIGKTAIASAKMAYQIYKEVFNSDRFKALAEKGAKPQRLLWASTSTKNPAYRDVLYIESLIGPDTVNTVPMETLNAFRDHGEPAGRLEEGTEEARNLIAELPQVGVDLNAVTKQLEEEGIQKFIKPFNSLLQVLEDKRKEAAAV from the coding sequence ATGAAAAGTTCTCTTGCTCAAATTTCATCTTTTGGCCAGAGTATCTGGCTAGATTATATCCGCCGCAAGTTTATTGCCTCCGGTGAGTTAAAAAAATTAATCGACGAAGACGATCTACGGGGAGTTACCTCTAACCCGGCCATTTTTGAAGAAGCCATTGCCCGCAGCGATGATTACTGGGACACCATCAAAACTTTATCCAAAACCGGTAAATCCACCGAAGAAATTTTTCTGGCCGTAGCCATTGAAGACGTGCAAAACGCCGCCGACGTTTTTAAAGAGGTTTACGAAAAAACAGATGGACTGGACGGTTACGTGAGTTTAGAAGTTTCGCCGATTCTGGCGCAAGATACCGCCGGAACCGTGAAAGAAGCCCAGGCCTCCTGGCAAACGCTCGCCCGGAAGAATGTAATGATTAAAGTACCTGGTACGCCCGAAGGTTTGCCAGCCATTACGCAGCTCATCAGGGAAGGGATTAACATTAACGTTACCTTGTTGTTTAGCCTGGAGCGCTACCGGCAAGTGGCCGAAACCTACGTGGCTGGTCTGGAGGAACGGGCACAAAAAGGTGAACCCATTGATAAAGTCGCATCGGTAGCCAGTTTCTTTTTGAGCCGGATTGATGCCCTGGTAGATCCCATGCTGGAAAAAGTAAAACAGAATGGCGGCGATCAAGCCGCACTGGCGGAAAAAGTGATTGGTAAAACCGCTATTGCGAGCGCCAAAATGGCTTACCAGATTTATAAAGAAGTTTTTAACTCAGATCGATTTAAAGCTTTAGCCGAAAAAGGAGCCAAACCCCAGCGTTTGTTGTGGGCCAGCACCAGTACCAAAAACCCGGCTTACCGCGATGTGTTGTACATTGAATCCTTAATCGGTCCGGATACGGTAAATACCGTGCCTATGGAAACGCTAAATGCTTTCCGCGACCACGGCGAACCGGCCGGCCGCTTGGAAGAAGGTACCGAAGAAGCCCGTAATTTGATTGCGGAATTACCGCAAGTTGGCGTGGATTTAAACGCGGTTACCAAACAGTTGGAAGAAGAAGGTATTCAAAAATTTATCAAACCGTTTAACAGTTTACTCCAGGTGCTGGAAGATAAACGCAAAGAAGCTGCCGCGGTATAA
- a CDS encoding RpiB/LacA/LacB family sugar-phosphate isomerase: protein MKIGLAADHAGFEQKQQLIKQLREAGHDVKDYGAHQYDAQDDYPDIIVPLAEAVSKQEVDRGIAVCGSGVGVSVAANKFPGIRAALITESYSAHQGVEHDDLNLMCIGGRVIGPMLIWELVQAFLNAEFQKEERFQRRLDKVIALEKKNKS from the coding sequence ATGAAAATAGGACTTGCCGCCGACCACGCCGGCTTTGAACAAAAGCAGCAGCTCATCAAACAACTGCGCGAAGCCGGACACGACGTAAAAGATTATGGCGCCCACCAGTACGACGCTCAGGATGATTACCCCGATATTATTGTGCCTTTGGCCGAAGCTGTGAGTAAGCAAGAAGTAGACCGTGGCATTGCCGTGTGCGGCAGTGGAGTGGGCGTATCGGTGGCCGCTAATAAGTTTCCGGGCATACGGGCGGCTTTAATCACCGAAAGTTACTCCGCCCACCAGGGTGTGGAACACGACGATTTAAATTTAATGTGTATTGGCGGCCGGGTAATTGGCCCCATGCTGATTTGGGAGTTAGTACAAGCTTTTTTGAACGCTGAATTTCAAAAAGAAGAACGCTTTCAACGGCGCTTAGATAAAGTTATCGCTTTAGAAAAAAAGAATAAATCATGA
- the tkt gene encoding transketolase: MANQNTTETLTQLDELSINTIRFLSADMVQKANSGHPGLPLGAAPMAYVLWSRFLRFNPQDPHWQNRDRFILSAGHGSALLYSLLHLYGYDLPMSELENFRQIGSKTPGHPESMLTPGIEVTTGPLGQGFGNGVGVAMAEAFLAAKYNRPDFNLIDHYTYGIVSDGDLMEGVAAEAASLAGHLKLGKLIFLYDDNDISLDGPTSLAFTEDVLARFEAYGWHTQRVTDGNDIEAIDQAIRAAQAETEKPSLISVKTIIGYGSPLQGTSKVHGNPLGEENLKKAKETLGWDPGKSFYVPNEVRDHLLEPGQQGAQLQAKWQRLFDEYTKKFTQEGEELRLTYNGELPQGWDADLPVFTPADSMATRQASGKTLEAIKKTVPWIIGGSADLASSNEMPTKGEVSFQPGSYDHSNIWFGVREHGMGSILNGMASHRGVRVYGGTFLTFSDYMRGAIRLAALTEAPVTYVFTHDSIALGEDGPTHQPVEHVTALRTIPNLTVIRPADANETVEAWRVAMTRMKGPVALILTRQKLPTFDRNKYAPARDLEKGAYILSDAVGTPDVIFIGTGSEVQLALGAQAELAKENIKARVVSMPSWELFDQQDQAYRDAVLPPAVRKRIAVEAGITLAWYRYVGTEGEVIGIDRYGESGPGEKVLEEFGFTVANVCEKARALVKQ, from the coding sequence ATGGCTAATCAAAATACTACCGAAACTTTAACCCAGCTCGATGAGCTAAGTATTAATACCATTCGTTTTCTTTCGGCCGATATGGTGCAGAAAGCCAATTCGGGACATCCGGGTTTACCTTTAGGCGCCGCTCCCATGGCTTACGTATTGTGGTCGCGTTTTTTGCGGTTCAACCCCCAGGACCCACACTGGCAAAACCGCGACCGGTTTATTCTTTCGGCAGGACATGGTTCGGCTTTATTATACAGTTTATTGCATTTGTACGGCTACGATTTGCCTATGTCGGAACTGGAAAACTTCCGGCAAATTGGTTCTAAAACCCCGGGCCACCCCGAATCCATGCTTACCCCTGGTATCGAAGTAACTACCGGACCATTAGGTCAAGGCTTTGGCAATGGGGTTGGAGTGGCAATGGCCGAGGCATTTTTAGCCGCCAAATACAACCGCCCAGATTTTAATTTAATCGATCATTATACCTATGGCATTGTAAGCGATGGCGATTTAATGGAAGGCGTAGCCGCGGAGGCTGCTTCTTTAGCCGGCCATTTAAAATTAGGCAAACTGATTTTTCTCTACGACGATAACGATATTTCGCTGGATGGCCCCACCAGTTTAGCCTTCACTGAAGATGTGCTGGCTCGTTTCGAAGCTTATGGTTGGCACACCCAACGGGTAACCGATGGCAACGACATCGAAGCCATTGACCAAGCCATTCGGGCGGCCCAGGCCGAAACCGAAAAGCCTTCTTTGATTTCGGTAAAAACCATCATTGGCTACGGCAGTCCGTTGCAGGGCACCAGCAAAGTACACGGCAATCCGCTGGGCGAAGAAAATTTAAAAAAAGCCAAAGAAACGCTCGGCTGGGATCCTGGCAAAAGCTTTTATGTACCCAACGAAGTCCGCGACCATTTACTGGAACCCGGACAACAAGGAGCGCAACTGCAAGCCAAATGGCAAAGGCTGTTTGATGAATACACTAAAAAATTTACCCAGGAAGGTGAAGAGTTACGCTTAACCTACAACGGTGAACTACCCCAAGGTTGGGATGCAGATTTACCCGTATTTACTCCTGCTGATTCCATGGCCACCCGGCAAGCCTCAGGCAAAACGTTGGAAGCCATTAAGAAAACGGTTCCTTGGATAATTGGCGGATCCGCCGATTTAGCTAGTTCCAACGAAATGCCGACCAAAGGCGAAGTTAGTTTTCAGCCGGGCAGCTACGACCACAGCAATATTTGGTTTGGAGTGCGCGAACACGGCATGGGTTCTATTTTAAATGGCATGGCTTCGCACCGGGGCGTACGCGTTTACGGCGGTACTTTCTTAACTTTCTCGGATTACATGCGCGGTGCCATACGTTTGGCGGCTCTTACCGAAGCGCCGGTTACTTACGTATTTACCCACGACAGCATTGCGTTGGGCGAGGACGGACCTACCCACCAACCCGTGGAACACGTGACCGCTCTCCGTACCATTCCGAATTTAACCGTAATCCGGCCGGCCGATGCCAACGAAACCGTAGAAGCTTGGCGGGTAGCCATGACCCGCATGAAAGGTCCGGTGGCTTTAATTCTTACCCGTCAGAAATTACCCACCTTCGACCGCAATAAGTATGCCCCGGCCCGTGACCTGGAAAAAGGCGCTTACATTCTCAGCGACGCCGTTGGTACCCCGGATGTTATATTTATTGGTACGGGTTCGGAGGTACAATTAGCTTTAGGCGCCCAAGCCGAACTTGCCAAAGAAAACATTAAAGCCCGGGTAGTAAGTATGCCGTCCTGGGAGTTATTTGATCAGCAAGACCAGGCATACCGCGATGCAGTACTGCCACCAGCTGTCCGGAAGCGGATAGCCGTAGAAGCAGGTATTACCCTGGCCTGGTACCGCTACGTAGGCACTGAAGGCGAGGTAATCGGCATCGATCGGTATGGTGAATCGGGACCAGGCGAAAAAGTACTGGAGGAATTTGGATTTACGGTTGCCAACGTGTGTGAAAAAGCCCGTGCTTTAGTAAAACAATAA
- a CDS encoding SDR family NAD(P)-dependent oxidoreductase: MLLTENEKQPVAIVTGAGQGIGFAICRELMKQGAAVVLNDLDAELTTQAADQLNKEFGKGCLGVPGNAADVTFINNLVATAVKNFGKVTIAIANAGITLFGDFFTYTPEAFQQVMDLNLRGTFFLAQAVARQIKEQQTGGSILFMSSVTGHQAHKNLAAYGMTKAAVEMLAKNLVIELSAYKITVNAIAPGATLTERTVSEEDYESTWSRLTPLGRPASPEDIAQAAVFLTSDKARHITGQTIVIDGGWSSISPSPY; this comes from the coding sequence ATGTTACTAACCGAAAATGAAAAACAACCAGTAGCTATTGTAACGGGCGCCGGGCAAGGCATAGGCTTTGCCATTTGCCGGGAGTTAATGAAACAAGGAGCCGCGGTTGTTTTAAATGACTTGGATGCCGAATTAACGACCCAGGCCGCCGACCAGCTAAATAAAGAATTTGGCAAAGGTTGTTTAGGCGTGCCCGGTAATGCGGCCGATGTTACGTTTATAAATAACTTAGTTGCCACTGCAGTTAAAAACTTTGGAAAAGTTACCATTGCCATTGCTAATGCCGGCATCACTTTGTTTGGCGATTTTTTTACTTATACCCCGGAAGCTTTTCAGCAAGTAATGGATTTAAACTTGCGCGGAACTTTCTTTTTGGCGCAAGCCGTAGCCCGGCAAATAAAAGAACAACAAACGGGTGGCAGTATTTTATTTATGTCGTCGGTTACGGGGCATCAGGCGCATAAAAATTTAGCCGCTTACGGCATGACCAAAGCCGCCGTGGAAATGCTGGCTAAAAACCTGGTTATTGAATTATCCGCGTATAAAATAACGGTAAATGCCATTGCTCCCGGAGCTACCCTTACCGAACGCACCGTTTCGGAAGAAGATTACGAGAGTACCTGGTCCCGGCTTACTCCCTTGGGGCGGCCAGCTTCGCCGGAAGATATTGCCCAGGCCGCGGTGTTTTTAACTTCCGATAAAGCCCGGCACATTACCGGCCAAACCATTGTAATTGATGGCGGTTGGTCTTCCATTAGTCCTTCGCCGTATTAA